Proteins from one Pseudomonas bijieensis genomic window:
- a CDS encoding sulfite exporter TauE/SafE family protein: protein MLDLAPLLVSAVILGLLGGGHCLGMCGGLMGALTLAIPKEQRSRRFRLLLAYNLGRILSYATAGLLIGLAGWAVSNSPAAMIMRVLAGLLLIAMGLYLAGWWSGLTRIESVGRGLWRHIQPVANRLLPVSSLPRALLLGALWGWLPCGLVYSTLLWSASQGNALDSALLMLAFGLGTWPVLLATGLAAERVTALLRKRSVRMAGGLLVIIFGIWTLPGPHQHWLMGH from the coding sequence ATGCTTGACCTGGCGCCCCTGTTGGTTTCGGCGGTCATCCTCGGCCTGCTCGGCGGCGGCCATTGCCTGGGCATGTGCGGCGGCCTGATGGGCGCCCTGACCCTGGCAATTCCCAAGGAACAGCGCAGCCGGCGCTTCCGGTTGCTACTGGCGTACAACCTGGGGCGGATCCTGAGCTATGCCACCGCCGGGTTGTTGATCGGCCTGGCCGGTTGGGCCGTCTCCAACAGCCCGGCAGCGATGATCATGCGGGTGCTGGCCGGCCTGCTGTTGATTGCCATGGGCCTGTACCTGGCGGGTTGGTGGAGCGGCCTGACCCGTATCGAAAGCGTCGGGCGTGGCTTGTGGCGGCACATCCAGCCTGTCGCCAACCGTTTGCTGCCGGTGTCGAGCCTGCCCCGGGCCTTGCTGCTTGGCGCGCTGTGGGGTTGGTTGCCGTGTGGGTTGGTCTACAGCACCCTGTTGTGGTCCGCCAGCCAGGGCAATGCCTTGGACAGCGCATTGCTGATGCTCGCCTTCGGCCTCGGCACCTGGCCGGTGCTGCTCGCCACCGGGCTGGCCGCCGAACGCGTCACCGCCCTGCTGCGCAAACGCAGCGTGCGCATGGCCGGTGGCTTGCTGGTGATTATTTTCGGGATCTGGACACTGCCCGGGCCGCATCAGCATTGGCTCATGGGGCATTGA